A window of Synergistaceae bacterium genomic DNA:
TTCTCGTTCTTCATGAGTAAATCTTTTAGCATTCTATCAGCATTAGGAATCATTGTACGAAATTTGCACATCCTGAAAATTTTTAAACCCTGTCCGACTCTCGGCTGTGTAAAGAATATCGGCCCGCCGTCTTCCCGTTTGATTCTCCACGCTGCCCAGATCATAACCGGCGAAAAAATTATTAACGCAATTATCGCGCCTATATAGTCAATTATTGTCTTGATAAAAATATTCACGGGATTTAACAGACCTTGCGACGATGATATAACGGGCATTCCGTCAATTGTGCGAATCTTGGCCGAGTAAGTCGTAAGCATATACATATCAGGCACAAATAAAACTCTGTCAATATGCTGCTCTATATCGTTCAGAACATCAGCGAGAGTGATTCTTGAAGCCGTAGGAATTGCTATAACTGCCTCATCTGCGTTTAATTGCGCTTGAATGGCCTCGAAATCTTTTATCTTGCCCATAACCTGCACGCCCTGAATGAATTTATTTTGTTTCTCGTCGTCATCGTCAAGGAATGCTAAAATTTTCCGTGCTGTAAATGTCGATGACTGAATACTTTTCGCGATTAGTTCTCCCGCCTCGCCTGCTCCTAGAATTATTATATATTTTGCCAGCAAGCCCGATTTAAATAATATGCTCCTGAAAAAATATCTTGCTGTTATTATAGCCGGAATAAATAAAAAATTGCCGAGTAATATTATAATCAATGACACGTGAAATTTATTAGCGTAAAGATATAATGTGCTTAATAATAGAATTAACACGCCGGATCTTAATATTGAGCCTGTTTCTTCCCAGAGAGTCCAGTTTCTGAAGCCGTATAGTTTATTGAACAGAAAACA
This region includes:
- a CDS encoding sugar transferase gives rise to the protein MTKYYESCKIVHHIYYYLLPRARKASRLIFSILQAILDSSLYYICLRAIIIFTGKTQNFTPNVIIFLTGTMLACFLFNKLYGFRNWTLWEETGSILRSGVLILLLSTLYLYANKFHVSLIIILLGNFLFIPAIITARYFFRSILFKSGLLAKYIIILGAGEAGELIAKSIQSSTFTARKILAFLDDDDEKQNKFIQGVQVMGKIKDFEAIQAQLNADEAVIAIPTASRITLADVLNDIEQHIDRVLFVPDMYMLTTYSAKIRTIDGMPVISSSQGLLNPVNIFIKTIIDYIGAIIALIIFSPVMIWAAWRIKREDGGPIFFTQPRVGQGLKIFRMCKFRTMIPNADRMLKDLLMKNENLRAEFERDFKLKDDPRITKIGHILRSKSLDELPQLFNILRGEMSLVGPRPIERKEVDDYYSKTEAKIMFSAKPGISGMWQVSGRSELDVEMRKGMNLYYVHNWSIWLDIAILFKTPLIVLSSKGAY